In Musa acuminata AAA Group cultivar baxijiao chromosome BXJ2-3, Cavendish_Baxijiao_AAA, whole genome shotgun sequence, the following proteins share a genomic window:
- the LOC135607653 gene encoding scopoletin glucosyltransferase-like yields MADDASQPLRVFFFPLMSPGHMIPMIDIAKLFARHGAAVTVVTTPGNEPLVRPAIDRRHDGTPVVDLLLLPFPDSVAHLVPSTGEHLGAITTAEHADFMNAVFALAGPLDDLLRQHRPDCLVSDAMFPWTSATAAQLGIPRLVFYGPGAFLLCVHRSIEFRGHHAAVSSRSERFAIEGLPHRIHLEPSEISPIFKFTEMVLQQRKAEESSFGVLVNSFYELEPDYADLFRKEPVTKAYYVGPVALCDQEKEAQRGSRSSPHLGRWLSWLDSKPAGAVVYVCFGSLCELSNDQLKDLALGLEASGHLFLWVVREGAGCPPAWLPDGYERRVEGRGLVIRGWAPQVALLGHPAVGGFVTHCGWNSTLEGLTAGKPMAAWPLNYDQFVNEKLLTEVAGVGVRVRRSEAVGAARVTAEEVTAAVRELMGGGEAAAERRRRAREYAAMAKAAMKEGGSSYQDMTCLMEELMACRERKPGGALNGDVGQ; encoded by the coding sequence ATGGCCGATGACGCGAGTCAGCCACTCCgcgtcttcttcttccccctgatGAGCCCCGGCCACATGATCCCTATGATCGACATCGCCAAGCTTTTCGCCCGCCATGGCGCCGCCGTCACTGTCGTCACCACACCCGGCAACGAGCCCCTCGTTCGCCCAGCCATCGATCGCCGCCACGACGGGACGCCCGTGgtcgacctcctcctcctccccttccctGACTCCGTCGCCCACCTTGTACCCTCCACAGGTGAGCACCTCGGCGCCATAACTACTGCAGAGCATGCAGACTTCATGAACGCCGTGTTCGCCCTCGCCGGCCCCCTCGACGACCTCCTCCGCCAACATCGCCCCGACTGCCTCGTCTCCGATGCCATGTTCCCTTGgacctccgccaccgccgcccaACTCGGCATACCTCGCCTCGTCTTCTACGGCCCCGGCGCCTTTCTGCTCtgcgtccatcggagcatcgagtTCCGCGGCCACCACGCCGCCGTCTCCTCCCGTTCCGAGCGCTTCGCCATCGAGGGACTCCCCCACCGCATCCACTTGGAACCGTCCGAGATCTCTCCCATCTTCAAGTTCACCGAGATGGTGCTCCAGCAAAGAAAGGCGGAGGAGAGTAGCTTTGGCGTCCTCGTCAACAGCTTCTACGAGCTCGAGCCGGACTACGCCGATCTCTTCCGCAAGGAACCCGTCACCAAGGCGTACTACGTAGGTCCGGTCGCCCTCTGCGACCAGGAGAAGGAGGCCCAAAGGGGCAGCCGGAGCAGTCCGCACCTCGGCCGCTGGCTGAGCTGGCTCGACTCCAAGCCGGCGGGCGCCGTCGTCTACGTTTGCTTTGGTAGCCTCTGCGAATTATCTAATGACCAGTTAAAGGATCTCGCGCTCGGACTCGAGGCCTCCGGTCATCTGTTCTTGTGGGTGGTGAGGGAAGGCGCCGGTTGCCCGCCGGCGTGGCTGCCGGACGGGTACGAGAGGCGGGTGGAGGGGAGGGGACTGGTGATCCGAGGGTGGGCACCACAGGTAGCGCTCCTGGGCCACCCGGCGGTGGGGGGTTTCGTGacgcactgcgggtggaactcgacGCTGGAGGGGTTGACTGCCGGGAAGCCGATGGCGGCGTGGCCGTTAAATTACGACCAGTTCGTTAACGAGAAGTTACTGACCGAGGTGGCAGGCGTCGGAGTGCGAGTGAGGCGGAGCGAGGCGGTGGGTGCGGCGAGGGTGACGGCGGAGGAGGTGACAGCTGCGGTGCGGGAGCTGATGGGCGGaggggaggcggcggcggagaggAGGCGGAGGGCGAGGGAGTACGCAGCGATGGCTAAAGCGGCGATGAAGGAAGGAGGGTCGTCGTACCAAGACATGACGTGTTTGATGGAGGAGCTGATGGCGTGCCGGGAGCGCAAACCAGGAGGTGCGTTGAACGGAGATGTCGGACAATAG